The genome window GTGTGCTTTTTTCACAGCAGAAAACAAGTGACCTTGATTACATCGACCAAAAACACATTCGTTAAAAacccctcctcctcctgaAAAAGAAATCACAACAAAAcgaatacaaaaacaaaaaaacaaaaaaaataacttaattAACAAGACGGCAATCGCCAGTTTGTTGAAAATGCGACGCAACTGATGCACCAGAGAATCCTAATAATATCTatcattcttcttctcttgctattattatttgaaattacAATGACAAAACCCCCCCCAATGTCGCCGCCCGACCTTCCATGCAAGGTCCGCCTCTTACTCTCCCTCCTCACCATCGTCATCAACACCGTCCGCGGCTCCAACGGCACCATCAACCGCCGTCTCATGAGCCTATTCGACCTCAAAGCCTCTCCGTCAAGCAAACCCAACAACCGCGTCAAAACCTCTGACGTGATGGTGGACCCCACTCGCAACCTCTGGTTTCGCCTCTACGTTCCTGCCGCcgccatcaccaccaccacgaCCAGCCCTTCCGCCAAGCTCCCTCTCATAATCTACTTTCACGGCGGTGGCTTTGCATTCTTTTCCGCCAACTCAAAACCCTACGATGACCTTTGCAAACGACTCTCCGCAGAGCTCCCCGCCGTGGTCGTCTCCGTCAACTACCGCCTCACTCCGGAGCATATTTATCCCTCCCAATACGAGGACGGCTTCGACGTGCTGAAATTCATCGACCAAACAACAATTGACGGGTTTGATCTCAACAACGTTGACATCACCCGGTGTTTCCTCGCCGGAGACAGCGCCGGTGGCAACCTGGCCCACCACGTGGCTGTCAAGGCGAGCAATCATCATGAGTTTGGCAAGATGAGGGTTGTAGGACTTATAGCGATACAGCCCTTTTTTGGTGGGAAAGAAAGGACTGAATCGGAGACAAGGCTTTCGAAGGGTTCGGCGCTTTCTTTGGAGCAGACTGACTGGTACTGGAAGACATTTTTGCCAGAGGGGTCGGATAGAGACCACGCGGCGGCGAATGTGTTTGGGCAGGAATCGAAGGATGTTTTTGGGGTGAATTTTCCGGCGACGATTGTTTTCGTGGGAGGTTTTGATCTGTTGCAAGACTGGCAAAGGAGATACTACGAGGGGTTGAAGAAGTCTGGGAAAGAAGCTTACTTGATTGAGTACCCGAATTCGTTTCATGGATTTTACGCTTTTCCTGAGCTCAAGGAGCCTTCTTTTTTGGTTAAGGAGGTGAGGGATTTCATTGACAAGCTCTGCTATGCTCCCTCCGGCAtatctttttaatttagaTTCCTCAATTTGACCTCTAAACGAACATTATAGCTtaatcatttttgtttttgggtgtcAAACTATGTAAATTTGTCTCTCTATAAGTCAGTATTGTTTCATAGTCTGTCTTGTTTGATTCTATGTATTCAGTATTGTTTCATAGCAATGATAAGGTGTTGTGTTGATGATATCATTGTCCATATATAACatgttgataaaaaaaaaaaaaaaacattattcCATAGTTGTAGGTGTATTGGACAGTGTTGTTGTTGGGGGAATGATCAGATTCCATACTTCATAAAGATTCAgttttttcaatcaaataaGAGTTATCTTCTTGGGCTTTAGGTAGACagctctcattctcactcgcGTATAGTAGGAAAGATGAAGGggtctaatttttatttttatttttttttttttcagttttgagttAGAGAAGGGAGTATGTTAGTATATATACACCAGTTCTTCTCTTTAGAAGATGTATAATCTTTATTAAAGGACTGaccactaaaaaaaaaaagggcagtAGTTACTATATTTTGCGTGACTATTGCCCCCATTAGTCACGATTTTTAGTGACAAAAGCCAATAGTCACTATGCAGTTACTATTAGAGTGTTTGTTACATATGCTTCCGTGACTTTTGCTCTTTGTTACCAATGAGAGTGCTTGGTGACACAAATTATTGACTTTCTATAGCTGCAATTAAGAGCTGAACATCATGTCAAATCAtaatattttatcattttgtttgatttgacTGATAGATATTAATTCTCCTTTCTATATTTGTGTTTGTATTTGTATAGTACGCGAGTATATAGCTTGTGTATTATATTCCTCAAAAAAATAACAGTTTCTAATTACCTTTCATTTtccaaaaatcatttaaaagaTTATATTAGCCAATTTTACGACATATTGTTCAAAGTCAACAGTATTTCCATTCCTGAATCCAAATCCAAGCTCTGTCTCGATGTAAATTCATAAGGCAAGGCCTTGCAAAGGTAATTATAAGTCCTTAATTGCGagcaaggtctaaaatatcgatgatatcgaaaatatcggtagtccaaaaatatggaaatttcgatggacatatcgggatattatcgatatcgataaaaattgaataaaaaccacggaaattgtaagaaaaacttgaaaattttcattgaaactttggagaatgtttatttagtcaattatctatgagtttatcacaaaaaattagaaggaaatgcattgcatgatggatttaactaattttaagttgattatacagcaagcgggcaaacactatgagtgtaaaaaatatgtaataattaatgaaaaaagattaaatacaccgtaatcatttatatataatgatttactataatattttacactttatacattgcatggtaagatacatgagtgacttagtaccacatagagttcctacgaggttcaaaattttcactatcttcatcatctctatgtgtagaataagagtattgtgaagagtagtcatcaaatgataaatccccaaaatagttttgcatgtaattgttaacataccacccatataaatataaatattttagcatattatcacaaaaacataagtgatatggtgtttaaggtgttggaggagtaaaatgggaggggttcatatcccttttgtgcttttttctcccctttttcccttttttttttaaaaactttttttttccttcacatcgatattttcgatattttagcgatattacaccgatattttgacaaaatattgctgaaatgtgagcgaaattatcgacatcgatattttccgatattatcgtcgatattgtcgatatttatacgatatgtacatggatatgttccgaaatatccgtgattcGAAAAAACCGAAATATCCTTGATATTtcctcgatattatcgatatttcagaCTATGATTGCGAGCAAGTATTAAGCAATTTCATCCTTCCTTCATGTGGAAGCAAATGatcctaggtcaaataattaaaccaatcaatttgggaattatttgacatAATTAGAAGTTACTCTAtttaattgggagttacctgatttaattggggatttatttgattcttgccttaattagggatttgatttaaatcaaatcctgAATTACACCAATCTCGCCAAATCAAGAAAGAATAATTCATTTCCATATGTGGAATTATTcttctgaaaccctagcttcCGAGGTTCCTATAAATAGATGACTacacacaagggttgaggtacgtctaaattcctactaaaactTTGCAGAAATTCCCCCTCACAAACCCTAGCCGCcacactctctctcccttttaCACAAGGCTCCGATCACCCAGTTTACACCTTACATATACATATCTGTACCCtatttagctattgttttctcTACGAAtcaattgaactaacttaggtATCGAAgagcctttggccaacacctcCCCAagtgtggtcctcttatttggATCTATTTTGCTTGGAGAAAGAGACGACGAAAAAATAGGGGAATTTTTCaatcgaatattctcgtgggaaGAAATCGCTCCCACAAATTgatgctttcattgagagtgCGAAATAATACTCAAAGCGTGCTCTAAATCCATTTTTCACACTTTGTTTCAAACAATCATGGTTGATACAAGACGTACGAAGAGCAACACCACCACGACGGGCCCACCTCATGGTTTCGTGGTGCAAACCTCGATGCAACTGCATGGAACCGTGGCTGCCAACAACTTGCAGCGCCTCCTAGCGCTGTGCAGCCACCTCCAGTTGCTGGAGTTGTAGAACAGCCACTGCAGACAGCTGTTGCAATTGCAGAACAGCCGCCACATGGCCTTGTGATCTCCACAGCCTTGACACACCACGCGACGGCTACCAGAGCTGCTCTGCCGCATCATCCTGTCGGAGTTGCTTTGTTGCGCCATTCTGTCGTGGGAACACATCAACAGCTGCACCACTCAACTGTTGGATTTACTGCACAGTCTCACGACTACTCCGACGTCGTCCCAATCTTGGAGTAGATCCATTCTCCCTCTCCTCTGCAGTCACACTTGACGTATGCACTCGTGTCTGCATCTAATGGAGCCCTAACCCGTATGCCATTGTGCTTAATCCACACCTTTCTACTCGACCTACGCAGTCAAGTGGGCCTTAATTCACGGGTTGATCAACTCGCGCAGAGGGTCGACAACCAAAACAATCTAATTGGCCAACTACTTAGGCAAATCAACTTGAATCAAGCCGCTGACTTTGGAGCCCATGACGAGGAAAGAAGGATTTGCGAGCATACTGGTGAGCATTTTGAGGAATCCCAGACGAGTCAGTTAGAGACAAACTCGCAGGGGAGAGAACGGGTTCGTGTTGACGCTACGCAGACATCTGCAAGCCGTACTCTGAGCAGGTCAACGATCCATTCAAGACTGGGCTCACAGGGGGCATGAGTCTATGAACGATTGAGTGATGAACGCAATGACCAACGCTTACTAACTCGCTCGAGAACCAACTCGCGGCTACAACTCGTGGAGGAATCTTCGCAAGCTCAATAATCTTTGCAAGCTCAATCCACCAATCTACCTTAAGGGCAAGGCACCCAAGGAGATCAACCTCTTCAAGTCGACGAGGAAGTCAACCATCCTCGTGATCGGCAAGCCATGCGTGCGGAGGACGTTGAGAAGCTCGTAAACGACCAACTTCATAACTTAAAGATTGGTGGAAATTTCGAAGATGCTCTAAGCAGGGAGGTGGACCAAGCAAAATCTAAGCCTTTCACTGCTGAAATCGAGTATGCTTCTCCCCCAAAGAGATTCTTTCATTCACACATTTAAAAGGGGATTCCGATCCCGAGAGTCATCTAAAGCACTTCAAAAGTGTCATGATCCTCTACAAGGCCAATGACTCGCTgatgtgcaaggtgtttgcaatgacCTTGCTAGGAGAAGCCCAAGACTGGTTTCACAACCTGTCATCCGGGTCGATcagcagcttcaaggagcAAGCTTACGTCTTCACTAAATAATACACTTCTTACCGgacgatcaagaagaaccctaACCACCTGTTCAACTTGCACAAGAAGTATGATGAATCCCTCcgagattacatcaagaggttTAAAGCAGAAAGGGCAAACGTCATTGGATGTGACGGTCGAATCGTGTCATCGGCCTTCAAGAGGGGCTTGCGAACTGAGGGTGAGTTGTATCGCGAACTGACCATCTCTCCTTACCGGTAGAAGTCTTCGCGACAGTAGAGCACTACACACTTTGGGACGATGACCGGATCACCACAAAGAAGGCTGCCAAGCAAGCCAATTAATCGGTTGACCAGGCAAGTTAAAGGAACCGCAGGATAAACGACAAGGATGGAGGCAAGTGCGAATTATAGAGGTGCTCCAGCAGCTGAGAGCTACACCAAGTTCACTATCCCGATACAC of Prunus dulcis chromosome 4, ALMONDv2, whole genome shotgun sequence contains these proteins:
- the LOC117625534 gene encoding probable carboxylesterase 18, which produces NKESKMTKPPPMSPPDLPCKVRLLLSLLTIVINTVRGSNGTINRRLMSLFDLKASPSSKPNNRVKTSDVMVDPTRNLWFRLYVPAAAITTTTTSPSAKLPLIIYFHGGGFAFFSANSKPYDDLCKRLSAELPAVVVSVNYRLTPEHIYPSQYEDGFDVLKFIDQTTIDGFDLNNVDITRCFLAGDSAGGNLAHHVAVKASNHHEFGKMRVVGLIAIQPFFGGKERTESETRLSKGSALSLEQTDWYWKTFLPEGSDRDHAAANVFGQESKDVFGVNFPATIVFVGGFDLLQDWQRRYYEGLKKSGKEAYLIEYPNSFHGFYAFPELKEPSFLVKEVRDFIDKLCYAPSVLFHSNDKTYEEQHHHDGPTSWFRGANLDATAWNRGCQQLAAPPSAVQPPPVAGVVEQPLQTAVAIAEQPPHGLVISTALTHHATATRAALPHHPVGVALLRHSVVGTHQQLHHSTVGFTAQSHDYSDVVPILE